The window CCCTCGCCACAACGGGCAGCGTGGTGTTCAGATTGGTTTCAAGCCCAAGATGTTGGCGCATTCCTTGAGCGAACGCCGTTGCGTCTCGGCATACAAACCCAACTCATCAATAGTCGAGCGCCCCAGCGCCTGTTCGAACGCCTCGCGATTGGAGTGTTCGCCATAGTGTGTCTGCGCTGCATCGCCCAGATTTGACTGAAAAATCCCCGCCGCACTCACCGGCAGGAAATCTTCGTACACCAGCGGTTCCGCTTTCACATAACCGTCGCGCAACAAATCCTCCAGCGAGGCGTCGCCGAGACTACCTGCCGCCACACCTTTTTCCGTCACGAAATAGCGAAAGTACGCCAACTCCTCTGCGCGCATGCCCTCGACGCTGTCGGGGAATTCGCCAAAGTGTTGAGTCATCAGCGCGTTGTAGCGTGCGGCGTTGCCTTCGTTGGGAAAGTCACCGAGTTCATCGCGGGCCGCATTCAACAAGCGGTCATACAGCGCACGGCCCTTGGGCGTCAGCGCCGCGCCGCGTTGTTCGATTTCGCCGAAACGCGCGCTGTGGCTGCCACGGGTTTCGCTTTGATCGGTGAAGGCGATCGGCTCGTCCAGTGCCTTGAAACTGGTCTGGCGCAGCAGGATCGGGCATTGCCGACGTGGCGGGCCTTCGATCACTGCTTTGGGCGTGATGCCGTGGGCTGGCATCTGCTGCTGTACGGCGTCGATGTCCAGCGTGCGTGGTGTCAGGTGATTGATGTGCGGACCTTTGAACGCTACTACGTCGGCGATCAAACGGTGTTGGGCGCTCAGTGTCTGGTACTGCGCGGCGGTAACAGTTGCGCTGTGATGCCAGCGAAAAGTTTCCAGTGCCTGTAGGACGAATTCTGCGGCTTCAGCTTCCGTCAGCCCGCCAGCCGTTTCAGCCTGCGCGATCAAACGCAACGCCGCTGGCGTAAAGATCGAGCGCTCGGCCAGCACTGATTCCGCGAACCCGCGCAGCTCAGGGTCTTCAATCAATTCCAGGCGCAACAACGAGGTAAACACCCGAAATGGACTGACTTGCAGCGCCTCTTCATGCACGGCGCGAAATGCCGTCGAGTGTACCGGCACACCTGCGGGCGTCAGGTCGTAATAACCCACCGGTTGCATGCCCATCACCGCGAACAGGCGGGCGAGGGTCGCCAGTTCTGTCGCCGTGCCCACACGAATGGCGCCATGGCGCTCCATGTCCAGACGCTCGATTTCACCGGTACGATCAAGTTGCCGGGCGATGTCTGGCTGCCGGGACAGCACATCGCGATTGGTCTGCTCGACCAATTCCATTAGCGCGCCGTACAGCGGCACTTCTTCGCGGTACATGTCGGACATCGCTTTGGAGAAGCGTTGGCGGATCAGGTCGGGGCTGACGAAAGGCTGCACGCTCATGAAAAAAATTCCTGCCACGGTCACGGAATGGATGGGGGAAAAGATCGCAGCCTTCTCACACGCGGGCAAACGAAGAATCCTACGAACTTCATTCTGCCAACGACTGATCCACCAGTTCGATCCAGTGCCTGACGGGGGTTCGTCCGGCGCTGGCGAGGTGGCTCTGGCAACCGACATTGGCGGTCACGATCAGTTCGGGGCGACCGCTCTCCAGGGCGTTGAGGCGGTTGTCGCGCAATTGCCGGGCAAGCGCCGGTTGCGTGAGGGAGTAAGTGCCTGCCGAGCCGCAGCACAAATGGCCGTCCGGCACGGCGGTGAGGTTGAAGCCGAGGCGGGTCAGCAGCGCTTCCACCGCGCCGCTGAGCTTCAGTGCGTGTTGCAGGGTGCAGGGGCAATGTACGGCGATCCGCCGTTCAGCAGCCGCGCAGATGTGCTCCAGCGGTTCTTGCGCGAGGATCTGCACCAGATCCAGCGTCAGCTCACTGATCCGCCGCGCCTTTTCGGCGTAGGCCGGATCATCCTCCAGCAAATGCCCGTAATCCTTGATGAATGCGCCACAACCGCTGGCAGTCTGCACGATGGCTTCGGCGCCGTTTTGCAGGTGTGGCCACCAGGCGTCGATGTTCTGCCGGGCACGATCGAGGCCTTTAGCCTGGGCGTCGAGGTGATAGTCCAGCGCACCGCAACAACCCGCCTCGGTCACCGGGGTGACGCTGATCCCGAGTCGATCCAGCACCCGCGCGGTCGCGTCATTGGTATTCGGCGCCAGCCCCGGCTGCACGCAGCCTTCAAGCAACAACACCCGGCGCGAGTGCCGTGGCGCTGGGCGCAAACCGGACGTTGGCAGATGTTGCGGCAGCTTGCTTTCAAACACCCGCGGCAACAGTGGGCGGAACGTAGTGCCGACGCGCAACAAGCCTTTGAACAGCCCGGGATTCGGCGCCAATGCGCGCAAGCCCTCACGCAACAAACGTTGTGCGGCCGGGCGCGGCACTGCGCGATCGACCACCGCCCGGCCAATGTCGAGCAAGTTGTGATAATCGACACCCGACGGGCAGGTGGTTTCACAATTGCGGCACGACAGGCAGCGGTCCAGATGCAGTTGCGTCTGCGCGGTCGCTGGCGCGCCTTCGAGCACTTGCTTGATCAGGTAGATGCGCCCGCGCGGGCCATCGAGTTCGTCGCCGAGCAATTGATACGTCGGGCAGGTCGCGTTGCAAAAGCCGCAATGCACGCAAGTGCGCAGGATCTTTTCCGCCTCGGCGGCGCGGGGCAACTGTCGGGATTGCTCGCTGAGGGTGGTTTGCATGGCTAGACCTCCGCGTACATCCGGCCGGGATTGAACAGCCCTTGCGGGTCGAGTTGCGTCTTGAGTTGCCGGTGATAGCGCAGCAGTGTCGCGGGCAAAGGCTGGAACGGCGAGTCACAGGCGCCGTGGGTGAAACAGGTGGCGTGGCCGCCGAGTTCCTGGGCGAGTATATGAATGTGCTGGCTGTGCGATTTCAACCAGCGTTGCGCGCCGGCCCAGTCGATCAGTTGCGCGCCGGGCAGGTCTAGCGGGCCGAGATTGTTCGGCAATGACAGCCGCCACAGCGGCAGGCCCTCGTCAAAGAACGGCAAACGTTGCTCGTTCAAATCGCGCCAGAATACTGAGTCCAACGGCTCGCCACCCAAGCGTTGATGCGCCGCCGTCACTGATCCTTCGCCGCCCTCCAGTCGCAGGTACAGACTGTTGCCATCGTGGCACGCCGCGCTGATCGGCAACGGTTGCTGGCCCCATTCGGCGAGATTGGCCAGTGCCCGCGCGCAATCGATATCGAGGCGGATGCTCAGGCACTGGCGGGGTTTGGGCAGGACTTTCAGCGAGACTTCGGTCAGCACACCGAGACAGCCATAACTGCCGGCCATCAGCCGCGACAGGTCATAACCGGCGACGTTTTTCATCACCTCGCCGCCGAAACGCAGATGTTGACCGAGACCGGTGATCACTCGCGTGCCGAGGACGAAATCACGTACCGAGCCCGACCATGGCCGTCGAGGGCCGGACAGCCCGACGGCGATCATGCCGCCGACCGTGGCGCTTTCGCCGAACGACGGCGGCTCGCACGGCAACATCTGCCCGGCAGCGTCCAGTGCCGCGAGCAACTCGGACAATGGTGTACCTGCGCGTACGGTGACCACCAGCTCTGTTGGGTCATAACGGACGATGCCGCGATGCACGCGGGTATCGAGCACTTCACCGGCCACCTCGCGGCCGAGAAACGCCTTGCTGTTGCCGCCCTGAATTTTTAGCGGCGTGGCATTGGCCCGTGCTTCATTGACCTGATCGAGCAGGGCGTCGGCAGCATCGTAATCGGCCATCAGAAACGCTCCAGCTCGGGAAATGGCAGTTGCCCGGCGTGAATGTGCATGGCACCGAACTCGGCGCAGCGGTGCAGGGTCGGGATATTTTTGCCGGGGTTGAGCAGCCCTTGCGGGTCGAACGCGGCTTTAACGGCGTGGAACAGGCTGAGTTCGTCATTGTTGAATTGCGCGCACATCTGATTGATTTTCTCGCGGCCGACCCCGTGTTCGCCGGTGATACTGCCGCCAACGCGCACGCACAATTCGAGAATCTTGCCGCCGAGGGCTTCGGCGCGGTGCAGCTCGCCGGGCTGGTTGGCATCGAACAGAATCAGCGGATGCATGTTGCCGTCGCCGGCATGAAACACGTTGGCGACGCGCAAGCCGTACTCCTCACCGAGACGGGCGATGCCTCGCAGCACGCCGGGCAGTTCGCGGCGCGGGATGGTGCCGTCCATGCAGTAATAATCCGGCGACAAGCGGCCGATGGCCGGAAAGGCATTTTTGCGCCCGGCCCAGAAACGCACGCGCTCGGCTTCGTCGCGGGCCTGGCGCACTTCGGTAGCGCCGGCCGCGGTCATGACCTCGCGCACCCGTTGGCAGTCGTCGTGGACATCGGCTTCGACGCCATCGAGTTCGCACAGCAGGATCGCTTCGGCGTCGACCGGGTAGCCGGCGTGGATAAAGTCTTCGGCGGCGCGAATCGCCAGGTTGTCCATCATCTCCAGACCGCCGGGAATGATCCCCGCCGCAATGATTTCGGCCACGGCACGCCCGGCCTTTTCCACGGAGTCGAAACTGGCCAGCAGTACCTTGGCGACTTGCGGTTTGGGCAGCAGTTTGACGGTGACTTCGGTGATGATCCCCAGCAGACCTTCGGAACCGGTGAACAGTGCGAGCAAATCGAAACCCGGTGAATCGAGGGCCTCGGAGCCCAGGGTCAAGCGTTCGCCTTCAATGGTCAGCACTTCTACTTTCAGCAGGTTGTGCACGGTCAGGCCGTACTTGAGGCAATGCACGCCACCGGCGTTTTCGGCGACGTTGCCTCCGATCGAGCAGGCTATTTGCGAAGACGGGTCGGGCGCGTAATACAAACCGAACGGCGCGGCAGCCTGGGAGATCGCCAGATTGCGCACGCCGGGTTGCACGCGGGCGGTGCGGGCGGCGGGGTCGATGTGCAGGATGTTGTTGAAGCGCGCCATGACCAGCAGCAGGCCTTTTTCCAACGGCAAGGCACCGCCGGACAAACCGGTGCCAGCGCCACGGGCGACCACGGGGACGTTTTGCTGGTGGCACAGTTTGAGCAGGGTTTGCACTTGTTCGAGTCGATGGGGCAGGGCGACCAGCATCGGTGTGGTGCGGTAGGCGGAGAGGCCGTCGCATTCGTAGGGTTTGAGCTCTTCTTCGCGCCAGAGAATGTCGAGATCAGGCACGGCGCGCTGCAAGGCCTTAAGCAGATCGGCTTTGTTCACGTCAGGCAGCGGGCCGTCGAGGCGTTCGTCATACAGAATGTTCATCTCAACCCGAATCTCTCTGGTGATGATGAGGATTGACTGTGGTGAGGGGATTTATCCCCGATGGGTCGCGCAGCGGTCCCAGTGCAGAGAATGCTGAGGATCAGACAGATTGCATGCACAGGTTGGGGGCTGCTTCGCAACCCATCGGGGATAAATCCCCTCACCACATGGGGCGGGTTTGTCTTGAGGATCATTTTTGGTTTCCGAGGAATTCCCGGTACAACCTTGCAGTATTCCCCGGCTGTTCGACCATCGGCATATGCCCGACGCCATCCCACACGTCCACCTGCAAATTGGCGATGCCTTTGCTCCAGACCGGCACGCTGCTGACGTCGATCAACCGATCCTTGCGGCCCCACAGCAGCAGCGCGGGACATTTGATGTCGGCCAGTTTCGGCTCCATCGGCGGGCTGGCGCGGAAGTCACGAAAGATCTCTTCCAGGTCATCGCGTTGTTGTTCATAGCGCTGAGCAATCGCGTCCAGCACCAGCTTCGGCACCCACGGCGGCGAAGCCATGGTCATTGCATAAAACTGGCGGAATTCCTCCCGGGAATTGATCAGAAACGGGTTATGCCCACGGGCCAGGTGGCGCTCCATGTCGCTGGCCTCTGGTGCGGTTACGCCGGCCGGATCGATCAGCGCCACCGAAGCAATGCGATCCGGATACGTCGCCGCCAGCCACGCCGCGATGTAACCGCCCATGGAGTTGCCGATCACATGCACCTTTTCCACACCGCAGACATCCAGCAACTGGATCATGCGCTTGGCCTGCAGCGGAATGTCGTAGCCGCCGCCGGCCTTGAAGCCGGTTTCACCATGGCCCGCCAGGTCCGGAATGATCACCCGATACTGGCGCACGAAATGCCGGGAAAAGCGCAGCCACAGGTTCTTGTCGGCGCTGTAGCCGTGCAGCATCAGAATCGCACTGGCCGCCTCGTAAGGCCCACCTTGCCAGGTCGACACCGTCATCTCGGCAATCGGCACTTCAATCTTGTGCAGTTTGTACAACTTGGCCTCGATGGCCATGTTCAGGTCATACAGCCAGTGGCCAACCGCCGGATAACTCAACCAGCTCCAGGCCACGAACACCGCGAGGGCGACAAACAGCAAAAGCATCGACGTCTTCCTTTTACGTAGTCAGGACAAAATGTGGTCGGCCGGTTTCAGCGCCCGGGTCAAGCGGTGATAGCTGAAACTGAAGCCGGGAAACATCGCGATCACATGACCGCTCTTGCTTTGATACCAACTGTGGCAGCCGCCGGACTTCCAGACCGTGCGTTCCATCTCCCGGTGGATCATTTCAGTGTAGGTACGTTCTGCCTCGGGGCGCACTTCGATGCTGTGCAGGCCTCTGGCTTTTACAGTGCGGATGCAGTCGATGATGTAGTTCATCTGCGACTCGATGATGAACAGCGCCGAGGTGTGGCCGATGCCGGTGTTGGGCCCGGTGACGATAAACAGGTTGGGAAAGTCCGGCAGGCTGGTGCCGAGATAGGCGCGGGGATAGTCGGCCCAGACATCTCTGAGTTGCACGGCGTTTTTTCCGCTGACCGGGTAGGAAATTACCCCGTCGGTGGCGTCGTAACCGGTCGACCAGACGATCAGATCAACATCGACGTGCTGGCCGTCCTGAGTGTTGATCCCGCTTTCGTCGATTGCAGCGATGCCTTGTTCGCGGGTGTGCAGCGTCACGTTGGCGCGGTTCAGCGCCGGGTAATAAGTGCTGGAGACCAGCACCCGTTTGCAGCCGATGGTGAAGTCCGGAATGAGTTTTTCCTGCAGTGCCGGATCGGGCACCTGACGTTTGAGAAAACGCAGCGCCTGCTTTTGCACCATATGAATCGCCGGTTTCGAGTATTTGAAGGCGATCACCCGGGTTTCGAACTGCCAGTAGATCAGCCAGCGCAGCAGTTTGTAGGCTGGTTTCAGGCCCAGCAGCCAACGTTGAAACGGCCCGAACACGCGATCCCCGCGTGGTAACACCCAGTGCGGTGTGCGCTGGAACACATGCAGTTGTTCGACCTGCGGCGCAATCACTGGAATCACCTGCGCCGCGCTGGCGCCACTGCCAACGATGGCCACGCGTTTACCGCGATAGTCGTAGCCGTGATCCCAATTGTTTGTATGAAAGGTCTTGCCCTGAAAGCGATCTTGCCCGGGGAAGTGCGGGATCACCGGTTGGCTCAACGGCCCGGTGGCATTGATCAGGAACTGTGCGTAGAACGTGCCTTTGCTGGTCGTGTGCACGGCCCAGCGCTTTTGCGCGTCGTCCCACTCGACGCGTTCGACATTGGCTTGCAGTTCCACCCGCTCGCGCAGGCCGAACTGGTCGATGACGTGTTCGGTGTAGCGGTGCAATTCTGCCTGTTCGGCGAACATCTGCGACCAGCGGTAGGGCGCGAACGACAGCGAATACAGCGGCGACGGCACATCCACCGCCGCACCGGGGTAGGTGTTCTGGCACCAGGTGCCACCGAAAAAGTCGCGGCGTTCCAGCAGGCGAAAATCGTCGATGCCGGCCTTGAGCAGGTTGACCGCCGCGCACTGCCCGCCAAATCCGCTGCCGATGATCAACACTTGGTAGGTCTGCATGGGTCTCCTTCTTATAGTTGTTTTTCCATTTTCATCCTTTCAGGTATAGCCAAATATTTGCACTGTGCGCGTTGGCAATACTTCCCCATTGGAAGCGGGCTTGAGGTGTTCTGTTGAGGCCGCTGGCCGGTGATGGCTATTTAACGTTGCCCTGTTAGACTCCCAGCACATCCGTCCTGCGGTGTGCAGTTCCGTCGAGTGGTCGAGGCCCTTATGGGAAACACGGGAGGAAAGGGACTTTCATTAGCCAGGAGGCTTTATACATCGCGAGTCCTCGGGCTGATGCTTGGGCTGCTCTGCGTGTCCGTGGCGATGTACACGCTCGATCCGCCGCTGTGGGTCTGGGCGCTGATGTTGTTCAATGGCCTGGTCTGGCCGCATCTGGCGTATCAATGGGCGCGTCGCGCGCGGGTGCCGTACCACGCCGAACACCGCAATCTGTTGATCGACGCCTTCCTCGGTGGCTTCTGGGTCGCCGCCATGCATTTCAATCCGCTGCCCACGGCTACGACCATTTCGATGATGGCGATGAACAACGTCGCCATCGGCGGTTTGCGTTTTCTGCTGGCCGGTTCGGCGGCGCAACTGCTCGGTGTCGGCGTGGGACTGGTGGTGTTTGCCCCGGCGTTCGTGCCGCAAACCTCGCCTGCGCAAATGTATGCCTGTTTCCCGTTACTGCTCCTGTATCCGTTGGCCCTGGGCTGGATCTGCTTTCGACAGGCCTACACGCTCGGCCGGCATAAACGCGAGTTGCTGGCGCTGAGCCGCACCGACAGTCTCACCGGTTTGCTCAACCACGGCGCCTGGAAGGATCAACTGGAAATCGCTTTTCAGCGCTGCAAACGGCAGAAGCAGGGCGCGGCGATTGCGCTGATCGACATCGACCATTTCAAGGCAATCAACGACACCTACGGGCATGTCGCCGGCGACATCGTGTTGCGGCAATTGAGCAAGATGCTCAAGCAGAATCTGCGTGCCACCGACGTTGGCGGGCGTTATGGCGGCGATGAGTTCTGCGTGATCCTCCCGGATTTGCCGCTGTTTCATGCCGCGCAGGCGATGGAAGCATTGCGCGAGCGCTTCGCCACGCTGGGGTATGAGCAGAACCCGGCGTTGAAGGTCAGTCTGAGTATCGGACTGGCGGCGTACGAACCGGCCCATGCCGATGCGACGCGCTGGCTCAATGACGCGGATCAGGCGTTGTATGAAGCCAAGGCGAGCGGGCGCAATCGGGTGGTGTGCAATTGCGACAACCTGCCGAAACAGCCACTGCTCGACTCCGTCTGACCCGCATCACCTCAGTCCCCTTGTGGGAGCGAGCCTCTCGCGAAAGCGGTGGGTCAGCCACATTGAAATCGCCTGACACGACGCCTTCGCGAGCAGACTCGCTCCCACAGTTTTGTTCGGTGTCGGTCCTGGATATGTCGCTATCGGTATAGAGCCTTGCGCCGATGTCAGGTACGGTTCAGATCCCCCCGACGCGAAACAAGGATCGATTCATGACGTTCTCATTTTCCCGCTCCCTGCTGGCCGCCAGCCTTGGCCTGTCTCTCGCCATCAGTGCCGCCAGTGCCTTCGCCGAACCGCATAAACAAGTGCTCGCCGACGCCGAGCAATACCAGCCCGAAGCCTTGAAACTGCTGGAGCGGCTGGTCAACATCGACTCAGGCTCCGGCGATGAGCCAGGCCTCAAACAAGTCAGCGAGATCGCCATCGATGAGCTGAAAAAGCTCGGCGCAACGATTGAACTGGTGCCCAACACCCCGGAAAAAACCAACCACGTACTGGCCACGTTCAAAGGCACCGGCAAGGCGAAAATCCTCCTGATGGCGCACATGGACACGGTCTTCAAGGAAGGTTCGGCCGCCGAGCGGCCGTTCCACATCAAGGACGGTCGCGCCTACGGGCCGGGGGTGATGGACGACAAGGGCGGCATCGTCGCCGGGATCTACGCGCTGAAAGTCCTGAAAAACCTCGACTTCAAGGACTACGCGCAAATCACCTTCCTGCTCGATGCCAGCGAAGAAACCGGTTCGGACGTCGCCACCGACCTGATCAAGAAAACCGCCAAACTGCATGACGTGACCCTCAATCTTGAGCCGGGGCGCCCGGCCGATGGCCTGGTGGTCTGGCGCAAGGGCAGCGCGACGGCGCTGGTCGAGGTCAAGGGCAAAGCGGCGCATGCCGGGGTGGCACCGGAGCTGGGACGCAATGCGGCGATGGAGGCAGCGCATCAGATTCTGCAACTGGGCAAACTCGGTGATGAGGCGAAGAAAACCACCATCAACTTCACCGTGCTCAAGGCCGGCGATCGCACCAACGTGATCCCGGATCAGGCCACGGCCAAGGCTGACGTGCGCGCGGCGGTGCCGGAGGAGTTCGACCGTATCGAGAAGGATCTGGCGCGGGTGTCGCAGGACAAGTTGATTCCCGACACTGAAGTGAAGACCACTTTGCAACGCGGTTTACCGCCGATGCCGCAGACGGCCGAGTCGGATCGTCTGATGGCCATGGCCCAAGGGATTTACGGCGAGATCGGCCGCAAACTGACCGAGGAGGGCAGCGGTGGCGCGGCTGATGCCAGTTTGTCGGCGGGGGTGGGCACGCCGACGCTGGATGGCTTCGGGATTGTTGGCGGCAATATCCATACGCCGGAGGAATACGCCGAAGTGGCGAGCGTGGCGCCGCGGATTTATCTGTTGTCGCGGATGATTATGGAGTTGGCCAAGCCGCGGTGAGGTAGTAGTTGATCGTTCCCACGCTCTGCGTGGGAATGCCTCAACGGACGCTCCGCGTTCGGCTTTGTGTTGGACGCAGAGCGTCCCGGGCTGCATTCCCACGCGGAGCGTGGGAACGATCACTACGTGGCGTACAACTTTCCAAGACGTTTCCTACAACGTACCCTGTTGCCGCGTTTCGGTATCGACCCCTATAGTTCGGGCTCGCGGAATTTACCGCGAACGACCTTGGCCGGTCGTTACAGGAACGTACAGTTTGCTCAACATATTCAGTCGATGTTTGGCTGTGATGTTGTGTTATGGCGGCTGTGCGTGGGACACCTTCGGGTGTGCCGGTTCCTGTATCCGGTCGGCCAACCCGCGTACGGCTGCCACCTTCCTCGTTTGGCCGCGACTGGTGGTAGCTCTCTCATTACAGGAGTTATACCAATGTGTGATCAAGTAATGCCCCGCTTCCTCCCCATCGACACCTACGACGCCGAATCCCCGGTGCTCTTCCGTAACACCCACTCAGAACTCAGCGACATGGCCGCCTGTGCGATGCACCGGTTCGTCGTCGTGCGCGATCTGGCCGACACCTTGGCCAGTCTCAACCTCAAAGACATTTCCGATTGTGATCTGACGCGGGTGACCAGCGCGGTGCATCTGTTGATGCGCGAGGGGTGTGCGATTCTAAATGTGATTCAGGCGCGGGCGATGCAGCGGGAGGAGGCGTACAAAACCCCGATGTAGCGGTGATGCGGCCGGCCTCATCGCTGGCAAGCCAGCTCCCACAGGGTTTGGTGAATGACCACTAATTTGCAGCTGGCCGCATAACCTGTGGGAGCTTGGCTTGCCAGCGATGGCGTCAGCCCGGCCAACTTATTACTCCTTGACGCTCATGTATTCCTTGGCCCAGAGAATGTATTCCTCCGGCTGGGTATAGGTGTGCGTCAACTCGGTCGCGCTCAAGTCGGAAGCCTGGGTAAAGATCTGCCGCTGTTCGCGCAGGCTGTCGTAGGTTGCCTTGATCGCCGCAAAGTAAGCGCCATGCCCATCGATGGTCACACGCACGCCCAGTTCGGCCAGACGCTTGTCGTCACGCAGCGCCGGGTTGCCGTAGGTGACCAGCATCAGTGGCACGGTCAGGTGTTCGGCGATCTGCTCAAGCTGATCGAAGTCCTGCACGCCCACCATGCAGATGCCGTCAGCGCCTGCGGCCTGATATTGGCGGGTGCGGCTGACGATTTCCTGGTTCGGCAAAATGCCGGCGTTGGTGCGGGCGATGATCGCCATTTCCGAATCGACCCGGGCTTCCAGTGCCGCGCGGATCTTGCCGACGCCTTCGGCGACCGAGATCAGATCGGTGGATTTACGCCCGAATTGCGCGGGCAGCAGGGTGTCTTCGATGGTCAGGGCGGCGACGCCGGCGCGTTCCAGTTCGACGATGGTGCGCATCACGTTGAGGGCGTTGCCGTAGCCGTGGTCGGCATCGGCGATCACCGGCAATTGGGCGACGCGGCCGATGCGGGTGGCCTGTTCGGCGAACTCGCTGAGGGTGATCAGGGCAAAGTCCGGCGCGCCGAGCACCTGCAATGAGGCCACGGACCCGCCGAGAATCCCCACTTCGAAACCCAGGTCAGCGGCAATGCGTGCGGACATCGGGTCGAACACCGAAGCCGTGTGGTAGCAGGTGTCGGAGGCCAGCAGCTGACGGAAGTTACGGCGCAAATCTTGATGAGAAAGCCTGGTCATACGAGTTCCACCAATACAAAGGAATGGAAAGGCTTGAGCAAAGGTGTCAACGCCGAAGAGTGAAAAGGCTATCACGCGAATGGGTCAAGGATCATGACGAATTTGCAAGGTGGCTGTTTGCCGACGAATCTCCTGCTGAAAGGATTCATCTTCGAAGGAGTGGACAGTCAGGCTGCCACAGCCTGCTGCTGTTGATTGGGCAACATTACCGCCCTGACCGAATTGCCCGGTTGCAACTGCAAGCGTTTGGCCGTCAGACGATCGATCACCAGGCTGCTGCCGACCCGACGCGCCCGCGCCACCGTGATGCGGCAGTTTTCCAGGCGGCGGTTATGGATCAGCCACAGAGGCGCCTGTTCGTCCGGGCTGCCGAGGCTCAGGGTCAACTCAAGGCTGTCGCGTACCGTGCGGATGTTGCGGACCGGCGCTTCAATCACCGGCCCACCGTCAAAAATGTCGATATAGCCCTTATGCGTGAAACCCTCGGCCTGAAGAATTTTCAGCGCCGGCTCGGTGTTGGGGTGTGCCTGGCCGATGGCCGCCTGGGCCTGTTCAGTGAGCATGCAGGTGTACAGCGGTTGGCGCGGCATCAGCTCAGCGATAAAGGATTTGTTGCCCAGCCCCGACAAATGGTCGGCGTGGCTGAAATCCATTTGAAAGAAGTGCCGACCCAGGCTATCCCAGAACGGCGAACAGCCCAGCTCATCGGCGCTGCCGCGCAATTCGGCGATCATCTTTTCGCCAAACAGGTGCGGAAACTCGGCGACGAACAGCAGGCGCCCCAACGACAGCAGACGCCCGTTACTGCCGTGACGATGCTCATGGCCCAGAAACAACGAGCACAACTCCGATTGGCCAGTCAGTTCATTGTTGAGAAACAGCGTCGGAATCTGCCGCTGAATGCCCAGGTTCGGCGCCGAACTCACGGTCAAACCGACGCGATAGTTGTACCAGGGCTCGCGCAAGCCGATCGCCCCGGCCATGGCGCTGACGCCGACCACGCGCATGTCATCGT of the Pseudomonas sp. Seg1 genome contains:
- the glcF gene encoding glycolate oxidase subunit GlcF, whose translation is MQTTLSEQSRQLPRAAEAEKILRTCVHCGFCNATCPTYQLLGDELDGPRGRIYLIKQVLEGAPATAQTQLHLDRCLSCRNCETTCPSGVDYHNLLDIGRAVVDRAVPRPAAQRLLREGLRALAPNPGLFKGLLRVGTTFRPLLPRVFESKLPQHLPTSGLRPAPRHSRRVLLLEGCVQPGLAPNTNDATARVLDRLGISVTPVTEAGCCGALDYHLDAQAKGLDRARQNIDAWWPHLQNGAEAIVQTASGCGAFIKDYGHLLEDDPAYAEKARRISELTLDLVQILAQEPLEHICAAAERRIAVHCPCTLQHALKLSGAVEALLTRLGFNLTAVPDGHLCCGSAGTYSLTQPALARQLRDNRLNALESGRPELIVTANVGCQSHLASAGRTPVRHWIELVDQSLAE
- the glcD gene encoding glycolate oxidase subunit GlcD, whose protein sequence is MNILYDERLDGPLPDVNKADLLKALQRAVPDLDILWREEELKPYECDGLSAYRTTPMLVALPHRLEQVQTLLKLCHQQNVPVVARGAGTGLSGGALPLEKGLLLVMARFNNILHIDPAARTARVQPGVRNLAISQAAAPFGLYYAPDPSSQIACSIGGNVAENAGGVHCLKYGLTVHNLLKVEVLTIEGERLTLGSEALDSPGFDLLALFTGSEGLLGIITEVTVKLLPKPQVAKVLLASFDSVEKAGRAVAEIIAAGIIPGGLEMMDNLAIRAAEDFIHAGYPVDAEAILLCELDGVEADVHDDCQRVREVMTAAGATEVRQARDEAERVRFWAGRKNAFPAIGRLSPDYYCMDGTIPRRELPGVLRGIARLGEEYGLRVANVFHAGDGNMHPLILFDANQPGELHRAEALGGKILELCVRVGGSITGEHGVGREKINQMCAQFNNDELSLFHAVKAAFDPQGLLNPGKNIPTLHRCAEFGAMHIHAGQLPFPELERF
- a CDS encoding alpha/beta fold hydrolase is translated as MLLLFVALAVFVAWSWLSYPAVGHWLYDLNMAIEAKLYKLHKIEVPIAEMTVSTWQGGPYEAASAILMLHGYSADKNLWLRFSRHFVRQYRVIIPDLAGHGETGFKAGGGYDIPLQAKRMIQLLDVCGVEKVHVIGNSMGGYIAAWLAATYPDRIASVALIDPAGVTAPEASDMERHLARGHNPFLINSREEFRQFYAMTMASPPWVPKLVLDAIAQRYEQQRDDLEEIFRDFRASPPMEPKLADIKCPALLLWGRKDRLIDVSSVPVWSKGIANLQVDVWDGVGHMPMVEQPGNTARLYREFLGNQK
- a CDS encoding VOC family protein; this translates as MSVQPFVSPDLIRQRFSKAMSDMYREEVPLYGALMELVEQTNRDVLSRQPDIARQLDRTGEIERLDMERHGAIRVGTATELATLARLFAVMGMQPVGYYDLTPAGVPVHSTAFRAVHEEALQVSPFRVFTSLLRLELIEDPELRGFAESVLAERSIFTPAALRLIAQAETAGGLTEAEAAEFVLQALETFRWHHSATVTAAQYQTLSAQHRLIADVVAFKGPHINHLTPRTLDIDAVQQQMPAHGITPKAVIEGPPRRQCPILLRQTSFKALDEPIAFTDQSETRGSHSARFGEIEQRGAALTPKGRALYDRLLNAARDELGDFPNEGNAARYNALMTQHFGEFPDSVEGMRAEELAYFRYFVTEKGVAAGSLGDASLEDLLRDGYVKAEPLVYEDFLPVSAAGIFQSNLGDAAQTHYGEHSNREAFEQALGRSTIDELGLYAETQRRSLKECANILGLKPI
- the glcE gene encoding glycolate oxidase subunit GlcE; translated protein: MADYDAADALLDQVNEARANATPLKIQGGNSKAFLGREVAGEVLDTRVHRGIVRYDPTELVVTVRAGTPLSELLAALDAAGQMLPCEPPSFGESATVGGMIAVGLSGPRRPWSGSVRDFVLGTRVITGLGQHLRFGGEVMKNVAGYDLSRLMAGSYGCLGVLTEVSLKVLPKPRQCLSIRLDIDCARALANLAEWGQQPLPISAACHDGNSLYLRLEGGEGSVTAAHQRLGGEPLDSVFWRDLNEQRLPFFDEGLPLWRLSLPNNLGPLDLPGAQLIDWAGAQRWLKSHSQHIHILAQELGGHATCFTHGACDSPFQPLPATLLRYHRQLKTQLDPQGLFNPGRMYAEV